One window of the Ureibacillus sp. FSL W7-1570 genome contains the following:
- a CDS encoding ISL3 family transposase — protein sequence MTYCSPLFGKRRFIKRCPPFIGIDDFAFRKGHSYGTIICDLSTHKPVALLPERYPETISEWLKNHQNIQVVSRDGYQAFRKGIQNASQSILQVYDRWHFVRAVKKQIDACLTSILPSVITLEKEETDQQTFPHETKLQRRQKERAEKKWMMIKSIQQEYKKGKKKAELAREFHMDPRTISKYLNITEMPVQVKRKRKRQTDGFEQYIQQLEQEGKTIREIDAQLRKYGYTGTLSGVRVAIESIRKERKRQGIKESSVRISRRQMISYVWKRKSRLLEKELQLLEQSFKMYPSLHSFHQMVQTFREAFDERNYPAFFKWLEKQLSSPNNHLYDCALRLRRDLQSIKLAFSTSYSNGVVEGHVHRLKLMKRIMYGRAKLDLLEKRVLYHL from the coding sequence ATGACGTATTGCTCTCCCTTATTCGGAAAACGGAGATTCATCAAGAGGTGTCCCCCTTTTATCGGAATCGATGACTTTGCTTTTCGGAAAGGACACAGCTATGGCACGATCATTTGTGATCTGAGCACGCACAAGCCTGTTGCATTACTTCCGGAACGTTATCCGGAAACCATATCAGAATGGCTAAAAAATCATCAAAACATCCAAGTTGTCAGTCGTGATGGCTATCAGGCTTTTCGGAAAGGGATTCAGAACGCTTCGCAAAGTATTTTGCAAGTATATGACCGATGGCATTTTGTCCGGGCGGTAAAGAAGCAGATCGATGCTTGCCTCACCTCGATTCTTCCTTCCGTCATCACGTTGGAAAAAGAAGAAACGGACCAACAAACCTTTCCGCATGAAACCAAACTGCAAAGGAGACAAAAAGAAAGAGCCGAAAAGAAATGGATGATGATCAAAAGCATTCAACAGGAATACAAAAAAGGAAAGAAAAAAGCGGAGTTGGCCAGAGAATTTCATATGGATCCCCGAACCATTTCAAAATATCTCAACATAACCGAGATGCCGGTTCAAGTAAAAAGAAAGCGAAAACGGCAAACCGATGGTTTTGAGCAATACATTCAGCAACTCGAACAAGAGGGCAAGACCATCCGTGAAATTGATGCGCAACTTCGTAAATATGGATATACGGGGACACTTTCAGGTGTCCGCGTTGCAATCGAAAGCATACGAAAAGAAAGAAAACGGCAGGGGATTAAGGAATCTTCCGTTCGAATTTCCAGACGGCAAATGATTTCATATGTTTGGAAACGAAAATCTAGACTTTTAGAAAAGGAACTGCAACTTCTTGAACAATCCTTTAAGATGTACCCATCCCTTCATTCTTTCCACCAAATGGTTCAAACATTTAGAGAAGCATTTGATGAACGGAACTATCCGGCATTTTTCAAATGGTTGGAAAAACAATTGTCTTCTCCAAACAATCATTTATATGATTGTGCACTTCGACTCCGTAGGGATTTACAGTCGATTAAGCTGGCATTTAGTACTTCCTACAGTAACGGAGTTGTGGAAGGCCATGTTCACCGATTGAAGCTGATGAAACGAATCATGTATGGCCGGGCAAAGCTGGATTTACTTGAAAAACGAGTGTTATATCATTTATAA
- a CDS encoding transposase family protein: MMNRQIHWSSPDPFLEVLDIQEEPSSITFIVRSTHESCPCPHCQVPSTRPHSRYTRMIQDLPIAGKAVSILLITRKWFCDQPNCTQKIFTERYDWISKNGRRTLRSEEVLRKIAFSTSCLNGEKVAKALSLPVSHDVLLSLIRKTEIHQEVSPFYRNR, translated from the coding sequence ATGATGAATCGTCAAATCCATTGGTCTTCACCGGATCCTTTCCTAGAAGTTCTGGATATTCAAGAAGAACCATCCTCCATTACCTTTATTGTTCGAAGCACTCATGAATCCTGCCCTTGTCCTCATTGCCAAGTGCCTTCCACACGTCCACACAGCCGATATACACGCATGATTCAAGATTTGCCGATTGCCGGAAAAGCTGTTTCCATCCTGCTTATCACAAGAAAATGGTTTTGCGACCAACCCAATTGCACCCAAAAAATTTTTACTGAACGGTATGATTGGATTTCCAAAAATGGACGCCGAACTTTACGGTCCGAAGAAGTATTACGTAAAATCGCGTTTTCCACCAGCTGCCTCAATGGCGAAAAAGTAGCGAAAGCCCTGTCCCTCCCTGTCAGCCATGACGTATTGCTCTCCCTTATTCGGAAAACGGAGATTCATCAAGAGGTGTCCCCCTTTTATCGGAATCGATGA
- a CDS encoding helix-turn-helix transcriptional regulator, with the protein MSDFFKKYAVIRGKQHVQKLQLEGTIAAQIKTRRKQLNMSQQELADRIGVPKSTIGRIEAGLTSPRVGTLFKISQALNTAFIIDGSSKQDHDHNLHVQV; encoded by the coding sequence ATGAGTGATTTTTTTAAGAAATATGCAGTTATTCGAGGCAAGCAGCATGTTCAAAAACTTCAATTAGAAGGAACGATAGCTGCACAGATCAAAACAAGACGGAAGCAGCTGAATATGTCTCAACAGGAACTTGCAGATCGTATTGGAGTTCCAAAATCCACAATTGGAAGGATTGAAGCAGGGCTTACGAGTCCGAGAGTAGGGACACTTTTTAAAATCTCGCAAGCATTGAATACTGCTTTCATCATTGACGGTAGTAGTAAACAGGATCATGACCATAACCTGCATGTTCAAGTTTAG
- a CDS encoding ATP-binding protein, with amino-acid sequence MRKLRSNEVFKPGSFPKYTYVSRKSSGFGFTYETRLKQALNTPGYLTSIIGPSKTGKTVLCEKVIEPQNMVSLTGSDFKNAKDFWEVVANKVGLPLEGEYSETTVLKGTDNSPENKSFSTREKYGSNKDKVIEFFKKNNFVLVLDDFHYSPEEVQLDIAYQLKDAIRREFKAVVISLPHRADDAIRKNPDLSGRLNLINIEPWQEDELKEIAITGFEQLGIKISDELASKMALESLTSPQLMQSICLNLSLILNIDEDESIKEINDEKKLEESYRFTTINLPYQEVVKKLMAGPSTRGQERKKYQLKNGEKADIYHILLKAIAQNPPVVSLSVDEMKERIDQLLVINSKEKIEKNKIRDSLQKLHDIMFSSEPIYQVFEWKDNQIFILDPLFLFFLRWGTY; translated from the coding sequence TTGAGAAAGCTTCGTTCTAATGAAGTGTTCAAACCGGGATCATTTCCGAAATACACATACGTTTCTAGAAAGTCTTCGGGTTTCGGTTTTACGTATGAAACACGTTTGAAGCAAGCTCTTAATACACCGGGATATTTAACGTCCATTATTGGTCCATCTAAAACAGGGAAGACTGTCTTATGTGAAAAAGTGATCGAACCGCAAAATATGGTTTCTTTAACAGGTAGTGATTTTAAAAATGCAAAAGACTTTTGGGAAGTTGTTGCAAATAAAGTCGGTTTGCCTCTTGAAGGAGAATACTCAGAAACGACTGTACTAAAAGGCACTGATAATAGTCCAGAAAATAAATCATTTTCTACTCGAGAAAAGTATGGATCAAATAAGGATAAAGTGATTGAATTTTTTAAAAAAAATAACTTTGTGTTAGTTCTGGATGATTTCCATTATTCTCCTGAAGAGGTGCAGTTAGATATCGCTTATCAATTAAAAGATGCCATTAGAAGAGAATTTAAAGCTGTGGTTATATCACTACCTCATAGAGCGGATGACGCCATTAGGAAAAATCCAGATTTGAGCGGCAGATTAAATTTAATTAATATCGAACCATGGCAAGAAGATGAGTTAAAGGAAATTGCGATTACTGGTTTTGAGCAGCTTGGCATCAAAATAAGTGATGAATTGGCTTCAAAAATGGCTTTAGAAAGCCTTACATCTCCACAGTTAATGCAGTCAATTTGTTTGAATCTGTCGCTTATTTTAAATATTGATGAAGATGAAAGTATAAAGGAAATAAATGACGAAAAAAAATTGGAAGAAAGTTATCGGTTCACTACTATTAACTTACCGTATCAAGAAGTGGTTAAAAAGTTAATGGCCGGTCCATCCACAAGGGGACAAGAAAGAAAAAAATATCAATTAAAAAATGGAGAAAAAGCGGATATTTATCATATTTTATTAAAAGCAATTGCTCAAAATCCACCTGTCGTTAGCCTGTCAGTGGACGAAATGAAAGAGAGAATCGATCAGCTGCTAGTAATTAATTCAAAGGAAAAAATCGAGAAGAACAAGATTAGAGATTCTCTTCAAAAATTGCATGATATCATGTTTTCTAGTGAGCCTATTTATCAAGTCTTTGAATGGAAAGATAATCAAATATTCATTCTAGATCCCCTGTTCCTGTTCTTTTTAAGATGGGGTACTTATTGA
- a CDS encoding AbrB/MazE/SpoVT family DNA-binding domain-containing protein produces MYSKEHLENKINPSKGGDYMSTVIVQKWGNSLGIRIPKDAADKIGIKQGSEIELNVIGNEGIITLKPKRTRKKYTLEELISQITPENRHEEIDFGIEGRELI; encoded by the coding sequence ATGTATTCAAAAGAACATTTAGAAAACAAAATAAACCCGAGTAAAGGGGGTGACTACATGTCTACAGTTATTGTTCAAAAATGGGGAAACAGTTTGGGCATTCGTATCCCAAAAGATGCTGCTGATAAAATAGGGATTAAACAAGGTTCCGAAATAGAATTAAATGTGATTGGAAATGAAGGTATCATCACATTAAAGCCAAAAAGAACACGGAAGAAATACACACTGGAAGAACTAATATCACAGATTACACCTGAAAATCGACACGAGGAAATTGATTTCGGGATAGAAGGGCGTGAATTGATTTAA
- a CDS encoding type II toxin-antitoxin system PemK/MazF family toxin codes for MPADVPERGDFVVLNFNPQAGHEQAGRRNAIVLSPKEFNQATGFIAVCPITNQKKGYPFEVDLPKEGISPDGDGYPITGVVLTDQIKSLDWKARNLKILKKYNPEDAQIEEIDKIIDECLAKIETYLT; via the coding sequence ATGCCAGCAGACGTACCAGAGAGAGGCGATTTCGTTGTTTTAAACTTCAATCCACAAGCTGGTCATGAGCAGGCTGGGAGAAGGAATGCTATTGTTTTATCGCCTAAAGAATTCAATCAAGCAACAGGATTTATAGCTGTTTGTCCGATTACCAATCAAAAGAAGGGTTATCCCTTCGAAGTGGATTTACCAAAAGAAGGAATATCCCCTGATGGCGATGGCTATCCAATAACAGGGGTAGTTTTAACTGATCAAATTAAATCATTGGATTGGAAAGCTCGTAATCTAAAAATTTTAAAGAAGTATAATCCAGAAGATGCACAAATTGAAGAAATAGATAAAATCATTGATGAATGCCTGGCGAAAATAGAAACATATCTGACTTGA